The Punica granatum isolate Tunisia-2019 chromosome 4, ASM765513v2, whole genome shotgun sequence sequence GGAATACGTGAAGAGGAAATAAAAGAGCACAAGGAGTTCcactaataataattgaattcGAACTTCTGGATCTAAAGTTGACGGGATATCACGATACCAAGCCTCCATTCTTAGTCATGGGATATTTACCCGAATGGaaacattatatttatatataaaataaaccTACTTAAATCACAACCAAAGTATCCCATGATTATCAAACGATCAGATATGGCTTCATCTCCCTTCAACAGTTCATCCATCGTCCTCCTCCTAAGCTTGCTGCTTCACATTTCTTACAGAGCCGAAGCTCAAGACGAACCCACCTATCTGTCCCATTTTTGCTCAAACAACACCGTTTTTTCCCCCAACAGCACCTACCAAAGGAACCTCGACACTGTGCTCACTACTCTGTCCTCCACTAACACCTCCAACTACGTCTCTGGCTTCGCCAACTCCACTGCCGGGCAGGGCCCACCAGACCAAGTGTATGGGCTCTTCCTTTGCCGCGGAGATCAGAGCTCAAGCTCTTGCCAAGACTGCATCACCAAAGCGAGTCAGCAGATTCTCCAGAAATGCCCCCAGGAGAAAGTCTCCGTCATATGgtaatgataaatttttttcgtgCTGAAATTAAGATATATATTCACTACTGTTGATATTTTAGAATAGGTCGATTGGTGGAGTTTTCAAAAAACTGGAGATAGTTAATGATCGACATAGAAATACGAAGCATGATTCCGTACTTTTCAATCCCATTTAGTAAAACAAGCTTCCAGGAATAGACGTTAGATATTATCAGCACATCCATTACTTGATGTGGTCGCTCGAACTCACATATAAAACAATCTTATATGCTGATCATGATGGAAGTTAATTTCCTTTACTCATCCTGACACTAACAGGTTCGACGTGTGCATGTTGACTTACTCCAACCAATCGATCTTCTCCACTGTGAGGGAAGCACCAGGAATCTCGATGTTTAACACTGTGAACATCTCGGACCCGTCCAGCTTCAACCAGCTGCTGGGGGAGACGCTGACAGCCTTACTCCCTAAGGCTGCCAGTGGCCAACTGGCGGGTAAGAAATTCGGGGTGGACAAGACCAACTTCACGGCATCGCAGACACTGTACATGCTTGCACAGTGCACGCCAGACTTGACGGCTGCCGAATGCAATAGGTGCCTCCAAGTGGCAGTCGGACGACTTCTTCTAGGAAGGCAAGGGGCAAGATACCTTCTCCCAAGCTGCAATGTACGGTACGAGACCTACTTGTTCTACAATGAAACCGCTATTGCACTGCTGTCGCCATCCCCAGCCCCCGCAGTGCCAAGGCCGCAAGGTAAAGAATTTGTTTCTTTATTAacccgaaaaagaaaaaaaaaaggattttttttcttcctgtCCGATAGTTGGGAACCATATAAGATGGTCCTCGAGATTCATTAAAAGTCCACCATATTGGGCCTTATTGACTCATTAAACTTCACCATTGACGGGAGGGTAACCGGTCCGTAATGACTGGGTTTTCTGGGTAATAGCATATGCGGTATCTGTAAGCTTAAGATTTTAGATCAATTAGTAAGCATTATTTTCCATCGAAAGTTttctcatataaaccaattaaGCACCATATCTCCCACTGGAATTAGGTCTTCATGCGAGGATTGTCATTGataagttatttttctttgtaggcaaaagaaaaatctcaaCAGGTGTAATCTTTGCCATCGTTGTTCCCATCTTTGTGACAGTGGTCGTTTTCCTCATCCTCTGTTGCTTCCTGCAGAAAAGAACAATGCAAAGACATGAAGTCCCACAGTACACAAGCGGTAAATTGCATATTAAGAGATTAATTGTGTTATAATTATCATATTGAATCCTGACTTATTTCATGTTTGCTATGTTAGTCGGAGATGATATCACAACTACCGAATCTCTGCAATTTGATTTTGCTGCAATACAAGCTGCCACGAACAATTTCTCTGCTGATAACAAATTAGGTGAAGGCGGGTTTGGCGAGGTCTACATGGTACAGtagtattataatttattgatgAAGTTTCCCGATAGCAAAGGAGCTAAAGGTGAAAATGTAGGTACTAATGACCATGATGCCATTTAACAAACATTTGATTCAGGGAAGGCTTGTTAATGGACAAGATGTGGcagtgaagagattgtctagGAGCTCAGGTCAAGGTGCTGAAGAATTTAAAAACGAGGTCGTGGTGGTGGCGAAGTTGCAACATAGAAATCTCGTGCGGCTACTCGGGTTTTgcttggaagaagaagagaaaatactCATCTATGAATATGTGCCCAACAAGAGCCTTGACTATTTTTTATTCGGTCTGCTCCGACTCATGAACCAATGTCTGGTACTAAAGTTTCTATTATCGATTCTAAGATTTGTTAGATAAATTGCAGATCCAGAAAAGCGTGCACTCTTGGACTGGTCGAGAAGATACAAGATAATATCAGGAATAGCTCGAGGGATGCTTTATCTTCATGAAGATTCTCGGCTCCGAATAATTCATCGTGACCTCAAGACTAGCAATGTTCTCTTAGATGTAGATATGAACCCCAAGATTTCAGATTTTGGAATGGCTAGGATCTTTGGGGTCGACCAAACCCAAGGAACCACCAATAGAGTTGTTGGGACATAGTAAGCGGGTTTGAATTTCAGTTGAATCTTTCCCTTCTTCTCACCATATATCGAGCCATTGCTAACATTGTTTTGAATCACATCAGTGGTTACATGTCTCCGGAGTATGCAATGCACGGGCAGTTCTCGGCGAAATCCGATGTATATAGTTTTGGTGTCTTGGTTCTAGAGATTATATCGGGCGAAAAGAACAGTTCTTTCTATCAGTCAGGCCATGCCGAGGATCTTCCAAGCTATGTAAGCTCTATTCACCAACTAATACATTACCAATGCCATCGTATAACAAGCCCAATCATTTCTAGCAATCAACTATTTTCTTTCAAAAGTCTCATTCTCATACAGTAtagtaataatatttaatcaaCATGCCCACACTTGCGCTCTGTTATAGTCATTCTTTTAGCCGACATGGGGAATTGGAAGTTATTCTTTCAATATCGCACATTATACAATCTCTTGcagaaatttgaattgaacagAATTTGATCCATCAGGCCTGGAAACAATGGAGGAAGGGAACACCTGGGGAAGTGCTGGATCCAATTCTAAGGGACTCGTGCTCAAGAAATGAAGTTACTAGATGCATCCACATGAGCTTGTTGTGCCTTCAGGAGGACCCCGCTGATAGGCCCACAATGGCCACGATAGCTCTCATGCTTAATAGCTACTCCATTACATTAGCAGACCCTCAACAACCCGCATTCTTCCTCCACAGCAGGACTGGTCAGCTGTACTCAGAGTCAGGTAACTCTGGATTTGGTAAATCCACAAGCAAGTCGTTGCCGATGTCTGTGAACGAAATGTCAATAACCGAAGTAGAACCTCGCTAGCACGGAGATAGCGAACGAGCAAAGAGTTTTTTGAAGATCACTTGTTCCAATGTCCaatgaggaagaagagagttTGAAAAGTGAACTAGCCAAGACTACCTCTGTATCCTGCTTCTGCAATTTCCAATGACGGCCAACTGTGACTCAGTTCTGCCCAACATCCGTTCCATAATGACTTTCTACGTTACAGCAGTAGAGATGCTTTCTTAGTATGTTGTACGTCTTCCTAATAGTCAGTTATAGAAACCGGAATAGCTTCTATGAATGTAAAGCTGCTGAAACCGGGGGTGATCAATAAGACATACTGTTTTAAGGCATGCCATAAGTAGTGTTGGGGATGCTCTGCTAATGCGaggtcattttctttttttcttttctaagtTGGTCCATAGAAAACTTCATGCAACGCACCCGAATCCTATAATATAAGTtgtatatttgtatttttattattttttatcagtAGAGGCTAATAATATCTATTCAAGAAGCACCAAGAAGGTGCaaacacatatataaaaggtTATGAACCAAATGCACATTTGTATTTTAAAGTGCTGATCACCTCAgattttctcttaattttttttttcacactACTGGAAATTGGTTCCACAGAGATGGCCATCTCTATGGAGAAAATTCCGTCTTTATCCGCATATAGAGTTGGAAAGTTCCATCTCTCAATTCCGTCTATAAAAACCGTGTTGCAAATTAGGAGACGAAATGTGCTGTCTCGCCTAGGATAGAGACGGAAAATTGAGATAGCAAACCCCGACTTTATACATCAGACAAAATTGTCCATCTCCTAGTCCATCTGATGGGGAGAGACAGAAAAGATCATCTCTACTTCCTTCTCAATGTTAGAGACAGACATTTCCATCTCCCTCCTGAGGGATGGACTTTCTCGTCTCCGTAGACTAGTTCCGGTCTAACACTTCTCGTCCCGTAGACTAGTTCAGTCTCAATGTTAGAGACAGACATTTCCGTCTCCCTCCTCAGGGACGGACTTTCTCGTCTCTGTATGCGTCTCAACCATAGAGACGGACCGGAATGGAGTTTCCTGTCCCAAACAGATAAGACAAAAAATTTTCCAGAAGATGGAAGAATAGAGAGACAGAAGTCTCTTGTCCATCTCAACCATGAAATGGATTCAGAGAGATATTTCGTCTCTCATTTGGCAGACACGGGTTTTCcgtctcttttttttgtaatagAAGGAAAAATTATCAGCACATATAGAATCACAACCTGCTTTCACTCGCCCACCACCACATATATATCCACATCCATACCACAAATCCACACATATGTAACCAGCTTTTCATCCATAAAAACCACAAATTCATATCCCGATCATTTCCAAATTTAATCCAACACCATTGCAAACGTAATCCAATACCATAAAAAATAACCACAAAACATAAACCGAGTCTCATGACACCGACTAAAATATAAACTGAACACACCTAAACTTCATCCTCGAAGAAATGCTCCACCACTAGGTGGTCACTGGAGGCAGAACCAGAGCTATCAGAGTCAGTATCAGAGCTATCGGAGCCATCATCATCACCCCCATCTTCGGCTTGAGGAGCATAAGAGAAATCCCCTTGCAAGGATGAATGCTGTCTCTTCAACCACATGAGATCCTGATGGAGTTTGTTAGAGAAAAATTGGGGAGTGTGAGAGGACAAAATGTCCCACACCGGTTGAAAGGAAAATATGAGAGAAGTGTATAAAAGACAAAGGCCCAGTAACCTATTGActtaagtttttgggttgCACATGGGCTCGTGTCCGAATTAGgctcattttatttaaaacaATTATCCAACTGAGTTTCTCGAACATCTTTTGCTGAGCACTCATAATGCTCTTCCAGGCGATCATCATCTTGGCCGACTTGTGGGACCTTTTGAGATCCCTCAACTCCTCTTTAAACTCCCTCCTCAATTCTCGCTCTCTGTTGGCCCGCTGactcctctcaaactccaccCGTGCACGTATGGCCTGGTTGAGTTCATCCACTCGCTGCCTCATAGTATTTATTTCATCTTCGAACCCACGAGAAGAGCCAGCGATGTCCTGACCTCTGAAACCGGAAAAGGGTAACTCGTTGAGGAAGCTCAAACCGCAAATTCGACCCTTCTTGCTCCAGCTCCCCAATGCCAAAGCCAGAACTTTTGCATCAGTCAGCTCAGAGATAGGAATCGGAGTTCCGTCATAATTCAGGATCTCCTGTACCTCTCTGATCGCCTTGGCCTCATTCTACGACAATATATCATTGTCATACCAGCAAaacaaagcagtaaatcagcAATTTCATCCCAAATCCAACGAAATAAACTCAACAACAAATTATGAGGGCAGCAATTCAGCAATTTAATCTCAAATCAAACCATAAACTCCACTATTAAGACCATAAACTCCCGTCGCTAAGACTGAAAAATCAGACCAGCAATTCAGACCATATACTCCACTAATCACTTAGAAAACAATGTAATCTCGTACCTAAATCAATACAAATCAACATGTAATTTCAgagcttttctttttaaaccTCAAGAAACTTTCAGCATGTAATTTTTGCTCCCCAATCACAAATAAGACCAGCAAGCTCGATATGTAAATAAGAAACTCACCCAGATCATTTCTGCCCTTGGCTCTACCCATTTTTCATCATATGACTGGTGGACCTTTAGGTATACCTCCATGATAGTGGGACGTTGTTTTAAATCCTTCTTCGATAGGcaaaaaaacacataa is a genomic window containing:
- the LOC116204620 gene encoding uncharacterized protein LOC116204620 isoform X1, translating into MGGSISPGTTMMKMKDLKQRPTIMEVYLKVHQSYDEKWVEPRAEMIWNEAKAIREVQEILNYDGTPIPISELTDAKVLALALGSWSKKGRICGLSFLNELPFSGFRGQDIAGSSRGFEDEINTMRQRVDELNQAIRARVEFERSQRANRERELRREFKEELRDLKRSHKSAKMMIAWKSIMSAQQKMFEKLSWIIVLNKMSLIRTRAHVQPKNLSQ
- the LOC116204620 gene encoding uncharacterized protein LOC116204620 isoform X2, whose product is MGGSISPGTTMMKMDLKQRPTIMEVYLKVHQSYDEKWVEPRAEMIWNEAKAIREVQEILNYDGTPIPISELTDAKVLALALGSWSKKGRICGLSFLNELPFSGFRGQDIAGSSRGFEDEINTMRQRVDELNQAIRARVEFERSQRANRERELRREFKEELRDLKRSHKSAKMMIAWKSIMSAQQKMFEKLSWIIVLNKMSLIRTRAHVQPKNLSQ
- the LOC116204608 gene encoding cysteine-rich receptor-like protein kinase 10, with amino-acid sequence MIIKRSDMASSPFNSSSIVLLLSLLLHISYRAEAQDEPTYLSHFCSNNTVFSPNSTYQRNLDTVLTTLSSTNTSNYVSGFANSTAGQGPPDQVYGLFLCRGDQSSSSCQDCITKASQQILQKCPQEKVSVIWFDVCMLTYSNQSIFSTVREAPGISMFNTVNISDPSSFNQLLGETLTALLPKAASGQLAGKKFGVDKTNFTASQTLYMLAQCTPDLTAAECNRCLQVAVGRLLLGRQGARYLLPSCNVRYETYLFYNETAIALLSPSPAPAVPRPQGKRKISTGVIFAIVVPIFVTVVVFLILCCFLQKRTMQRHEVPQYTSVGDDITTTESLQFDFAAIQAATNNFSADNKLGEGGFGEVYMGRLVNGQDVAVKRLSRSSGQGAEEFKNEVVVVAKLQHRNLVRLLGFCLEEEEKILIYEYVPNKSLDYFLFDPEKRALLDWSRRYKIISGIARGMLYLHEDSRLRIIHRDLKTSNVLLDVDMNPKISDFGMARIFGVDQTQGTTNRVVGTYGYMSPEYAMHGQFSAKSDVYSFGVLVLEIISGEKNSSFYQSGHAEDLPSYAWKQWRKGTPGEVLDPILRDSCSRNEVTRCIHMSLLCLQEDPADRPTMATIALMLNSYSITLADPQQPAFFLHSRTGQLYSESGNSGFGKSTSKSLPMSVNEMSITEVEPR